A DNA window from Arachis duranensis cultivar V14167 chromosome 3, aradu.V14167.gnm2.J7QH, whole genome shotgun sequence contains the following coding sequences:
- the LOC107477455 gene encoding polyamine oxidase 1-like isoform X2 — MDSHSSSSVIIVGAGVSAAKVLAENGIHDLLILEASDRIGGRIRKETFGGVSVELGAGWIAGVGGKESNPVWELAAKSGLRTFFSDYSNARYNIYDRSGKIFPSGIATDSYQKAVDSAIQNLRNQEAESGGHHSSTSKVTEPPSTPIELAIDFILHDFEMAEVEPISTFTEFGEREYLVADERGYEYLLYKMAEDFLHTSEGRILDNRLKLNQVVRGIQQSRSGVRVVTEDGRFYEANYVVLSVSIGVLQSDFISFNPPLPRWKSEAITKCEVMVYTKIFLQFPYKFWPGCPEKEFFIYAHDRRGYYTFWQHMESAYPGSNILVVTLTNGESKRVEAQPDTDTLREAMVVLRDMFGPDIPDAIDILVPRWWNNRFQRGSYSNYPIISNPQVFYDIKAPVGRIFFTGEHTSERFNGYVHGAYLAGIDTSRAVLEEMRKEKETEDGSQTQLQEPLLALTESLTMSQSDTVSNLHKCDIPTQLYLGGKRGITEAIL, encoded by the exons atGGACTCTCACTCTTCCTCCTCCGTTATCATTGTCGGTGCCGGCGTCTCTG CCGCCAAGGTGCTAGCTGAGAATGGCATCCACGACCTCTTGATCCTCGAAGCTTCCGACCGAATCGGCGGCAGAATCCGGAAGGAAACCTTCGGTGGCGTCTCCGTCGAGCTCGGCGCCGGATGGATTGCCGGCGTCGGCGGTAAAGAGTCGAATCCTGTTTGGGAGCTAGCCGCCAAATCAGGCCTCCGAACCTTCTTCTCCGACTACAGCAATGCGCGATACAACATCTACGATCGCAG TGGGAAGATATTTCCGAGTGGAATCGCTACCGACTCGTACCAAAAAGCCGTGGACTCGGCGATTCAGAACTTGAGGAACCAGGAAGCGGAAAGCGGTGGCCATCATAGCTCCACGTCCAAAGTTACGGAACCACCTTC GACGCCAATTGAGCTGGCCATTGATTTCATCCTCCATGATTTTGAAATGGCAG AGGTGGAACCAATATCTACCTTCACAGAATTTGGGGAGAGGGAATATTTGGTGGCGGATGAAAGAGGGTATGAATATTTGCTATACAAAATGGCAGAAGATTTCCTCCATACATCAGAGGGTAGAATTTTGGACAATCGTCTCAAACTCAACCAG GTCGTCAGGGGAATACAGCAATCGAGAAGTGGGGTTAGAGTGGTGACAGAGGATGGTCGCTTTTACGAAGCTAATTACGTAGTTCTTTCCGTTAGCATCGGCGTTCTGCAAAGCGACTTCATTTCCTTCAATCCACCCTTGCCC AGATGGAAATCGGAAGCCATCACGAAATGTGAAGTTATGGTTTACACAAAAATCTTTCTGCAATTTCCATATAAGTTCTGGCCAGGTTGTCCCGAAAAGGAATTTTTCATCTATGCACACGATCGGAGAGGCTACTACACATTTTGGCAG CACATGGAGAGCGCATACCCTGGTTCCAATATCTTGGTTGTGACATTGACAAATGGGGAATCTAAACGTGTGGAAGCTCAACCTGATACAGACACTTTGAGAGAAGCTATGGTGGTACTGAGGGATATGTTTGGGCCAGACATACCTGATGCCATAGATATACTTGTTCCACGCTGGTGGAATAACAGGTTCCAACGTGGAAGCTATAGTAACTATCCTATTATCTCTAATCCCCAAGTTTTCTACGATATCAAG GCCCCAGTAGGCCGCATTTTCTTTACTGGAGAGCATACGAGTGAAAGATTTAATGGCTACGTACATGGTGCATACCTCGCAG GTATTGACACCAGCAGAGCGGTATTAGAAGAAatgagaaaggagaaggaaacaGAAGATGGGAGCCAAACTCAATTACAAGAGCCATTGCTAGCACTAACAGAGTCATTAACAATGTCACAATCAGACACGGTCTCAAATCTCCACAAATGTGACATTCCAACACAGTTATATCTCGGTGGCAAACGTGGGATCACAGAAGCCATATTATGA
- the LOC107477455 gene encoding polyamine oxidase 1-like isoform X1 yields MDSHSSSSVIIVGAGVSGISAAKVLAENGIHDLLILEASDRIGGRIRKETFGGVSVELGAGWIAGVGGKESNPVWELAAKSGLRTFFSDYSNARYNIYDRSGKIFPSGIATDSYQKAVDSAIQNLRNQEAESGGHHSSTSKVTEPPSTPIELAIDFILHDFEMAEVEPISTFTEFGEREYLVADERGYEYLLYKMAEDFLHTSEGRILDNRLKLNQVVRGIQQSRSGVRVVTEDGRFYEANYVVLSVSIGVLQSDFISFNPPLPRWKSEAITKCEVMVYTKIFLQFPYKFWPGCPEKEFFIYAHDRRGYYTFWQHMESAYPGSNILVVTLTNGESKRVEAQPDTDTLREAMVVLRDMFGPDIPDAIDILVPRWWNNRFQRGSYSNYPIISNPQVFYDIKAPVGRIFFTGEHTSERFNGYVHGAYLAGIDTSRAVLEEMRKEKETEDGSQTQLQEPLLALTESLTMSQSDTVSNLHKCDIPTQLYLGGKRGITEAIL; encoded by the exons atGGACTCTCACTCTTCCTCCTCCGTTATCATTGTCGGTGCCGGCGTCTCTG GTATTTCAGCCGCCAAGGTGCTAGCTGAGAATGGCATCCACGACCTCTTGATCCTCGAAGCTTCCGACCGAATCGGCGGCAGAATCCGGAAGGAAACCTTCGGTGGCGTCTCCGTCGAGCTCGGCGCCGGATGGATTGCCGGCGTCGGCGGTAAAGAGTCGAATCCTGTTTGGGAGCTAGCCGCCAAATCAGGCCTCCGAACCTTCTTCTCCGACTACAGCAATGCGCGATACAACATCTACGATCGCAG TGGGAAGATATTTCCGAGTGGAATCGCTACCGACTCGTACCAAAAAGCCGTGGACTCGGCGATTCAGAACTTGAGGAACCAGGAAGCGGAAAGCGGTGGCCATCATAGCTCCACGTCCAAAGTTACGGAACCACCTTC GACGCCAATTGAGCTGGCCATTGATTTCATCCTCCATGATTTTGAAATGGCAG AGGTGGAACCAATATCTACCTTCACAGAATTTGGGGAGAGGGAATATTTGGTGGCGGATGAAAGAGGGTATGAATATTTGCTATACAAAATGGCAGAAGATTTCCTCCATACATCAGAGGGTAGAATTTTGGACAATCGTCTCAAACTCAACCAG GTCGTCAGGGGAATACAGCAATCGAGAAGTGGGGTTAGAGTGGTGACAGAGGATGGTCGCTTTTACGAAGCTAATTACGTAGTTCTTTCCGTTAGCATCGGCGTTCTGCAAAGCGACTTCATTTCCTTCAATCCACCCTTGCCC AGATGGAAATCGGAAGCCATCACGAAATGTGAAGTTATGGTTTACACAAAAATCTTTCTGCAATTTCCATATAAGTTCTGGCCAGGTTGTCCCGAAAAGGAATTTTTCATCTATGCACACGATCGGAGAGGCTACTACACATTTTGGCAG CACATGGAGAGCGCATACCCTGGTTCCAATATCTTGGTTGTGACATTGACAAATGGGGAATCTAAACGTGTGGAAGCTCAACCTGATACAGACACTTTGAGAGAAGCTATGGTGGTACTGAGGGATATGTTTGGGCCAGACATACCTGATGCCATAGATATACTTGTTCCACGCTGGTGGAATAACAGGTTCCAACGTGGAAGCTATAGTAACTATCCTATTATCTCTAATCCCCAAGTTTTCTACGATATCAAG GCCCCAGTAGGCCGCATTTTCTTTACTGGAGAGCATACGAGTGAAAGATTTAATGGCTACGTACATGGTGCATACCTCGCAG GTATTGACACCAGCAGAGCGGTATTAGAAGAAatgagaaaggagaaggaaacaGAAGATGGGAGCCAAACTCAATTACAAGAGCCATTGCTAGCACTAACAGAGTCATTAACAATGTCACAATCAGACACGGTCTCAAATCTCCACAAATGTGACATTCCAACACAGTTATATCTCGGTGGCAAACGTGGGATCACAGAAGCCATATTATGA